Proteins co-encoded in one Opitutus terrae PB90-1 genomic window:
- a CDS encoding HEAT repeat domain-containing protein → MFSSRSSFLALGLAFALAGCSTRTTTPAPLAALDYAGDQQALVALDQEIAAAGQDAAKLSALAARLVRTLGDAQATFAARQAAAQRLALFPASVLTSSEHAPVFTALLADAKNYHLARLALDLVPGDSIDALYLHAFETAPAPAQLGLVQSLGNRRTASAVPLLSRLLDASDSALANAAAKALGQIGTSDALTALQHAPNPAAPELIAARLAAIDRIGGEAAAREARAISTNLGVPAHLRAAALRTLLFAEPQTAPERFVNAISSGDAEVQPVVIEAIATHPSPALVDALTARLASWNPITQSAVITALARRGDAAAVAAISTATQSSDPIVRTAAIEALGQLPGSPDTAVLLARLATGDCVDEAKLARQSLARLNGPGVADAVLGGAREGEPALREVFLDQIAARNMTAAVPLLLGTRSDPNPKLRAAALGSLAELAPASEQPAILDWAVAATDSSEQSRALRALANVTLRNPDVAGRARPVIAAIEKAPAEIAARLVPVLPRIGGADSAKCAAQLALRDQPALATAAATTLSRWTDASGLPHLVTVAEKSPLEETRRGAVRGAVTYLNRSRSLSSDELSAFVARLLAVAKDDATRANLVYLLTRCRDDAALALAEKLKAEPAIAETANDAVLAIRANRAGAPVLTATANQDDVARLVDGKPNTRWAAQSKLGQSVQVDFHSTRPVRQVVLDGAGNQWGYPDQVEIIVTDDPQHPTPAVATAAGEPGKTTINLPAGTRGRYLIVRHSTDKPDGWWSMAELLID, encoded by the coding sequence ATGTTCTCCTCTCGCTCCTCCTTCCTTGCGTTGGGTCTGGCCTTCGCGCTCGCCGGCTGCAGCACGCGCACGACGACGCCCGCGCCCCTTGCCGCCCTCGATTACGCCGGCGACCAGCAGGCGCTCGTCGCGCTCGATCAGGAAATCGCCGCCGCCGGCCAGGATGCCGCCAAGCTTTCCGCTCTCGCCGCGCGGCTGGTCCGGACGCTCGGCGACGCGCAAGCGACCTTCGCCGCGCGTCAGGCTGCGGCGCAACGGCTCGCGCTGTTTCCCGCGTCCGTGCTGACCAGCAGCGAACACGCGCCCGTGTTCACCGCGCTGCTCGCCGACGCGAAAAACTACCATCTCGCCCGGCTCGCGCTCGACCTCGTGCCCGGCGACAGCATCGACGCGCTCTATCTGCACGCGTTCGAGACCGCGCCCGCTCCCGCACAGCTCGGGCTCGTGCAATCGCTCGGCAACCGTCGCACGGCGAGCGCCGTGCCGCTGCTGTCGCGCTTGCTCGACGCGTCCGACAGCGCGCTCGCCAACGCCGCCGCCAAAGCGCTCGGCCAGATCGGCACCAGCGACGCGCTCACCGCGCTGCAGCACGCGCCCAATCCCGCCGCGCCTGAGCTGATCGCCGCCCGACTGGCCGCGATCGATCGGATCGGCGGCGAAGCCGCCGCGCGCGAGGCCCGTGCGATCTCCACGAATCTCGGCGTCCCCGCGCATCTCCGCGCCGCCGCTTTGCGCACGCTCCTCTTCGCCGAACCCCAAACCGCGCCGGAGCGCTTCGTCAACGCCATCAGCAGCGGCGACGCGGAAGTGCAGCCCGTGGTGATCGAAGCCATCGCGACGCATCCCTCTCCCGCACTGGTCGACGCGCTCACCGCTCGACTCGCGTCCTGGAATCCCATCACGCAGTCCGCGGTCATCACTGCGCTCGCGCGGCGCGGCGACGCTGCCGCGGTCGCCGCGATCTCCACCGCCACGCAGAGTTCCGATCCGATCGTGCGCACCGCTGCGATCGAGGCGCTCGGCCAGCTCCCCGGCTCGCCTGACACCGCCGTGCTCCTCGCGCGACTCGCCACCGGCGATTGCGTCGATGAGGCCAAGCTCGCACGCCAAAGCCTCGCGCGGCTCAACGGCCCGGGCGTGGCCGACGCCGTGCTCGGCGGCGCGCGCGAGGGCGAACCCGCGTTGCGCGAAGTGTTCCTCGACCAGATCGCCGCGCGCAACATGACCGCCGCCGTCCCGCTCCTGCTGGGCACGCGCAGCGATCCGAATCCGAAGCTCCGCGCCGCCGCGCTCGGCTCGCTCGCCGAACTCGCGCCCGCTTCCGAGCAGCCCGCAATCCTCGATTGGGCCGTGGCCGCGACCGATTCCTCCGAGCAGTCGCGCGCGCTTCGTGCGTTGGCCAACGTCACGCTGCGCAATCCGGACGTTGCGGGCCGCGCCCGCCCGGTGATCGCCGCCATCGAAAAGGCGCCCGCCGAGATCGCCGCGCGGCTGGTCCCGGTGCTGCCGCGGATCGGCGGCGCCGACAGCGCCAAATGCGCCGCGCAGCTCGCGCTTCGCGATCAACCGGCTCTCGCCACCGCCGCCGCGACGACGCTTTCGCGATGGACCGACGCTTCCGGCCTGCCCCACCTCGTCACCGTCGCGGAGAAAAGCCCGCTCGAGGAAACGCGGCGCGGCGCGGTGCGCGGTGCGGTCACCTATCTTAACCGCTCACGCAGTCTGTCGTCCGACGAACTGTCCGCGTTCGTCGCCCGGCTGCTCGCCGTGGCGAAGGATGACGCCACGCGCGCAAATCTCGTTTACCTGCTCACGCGCTGTCGCGACGACGCGGCACTCGCGCTCGCCGAAAAACTGAAAGCGGAGCCCGCGATCGCCGAGACGGCCAATGATGCCGTGCTCGCGATCCGCGCTAACCGCGCGGGCGCGCCGGTGCTGACCGCCACGGCCAACCAGGACGACGTCGCCCGGCTCGTCGACGGCAAGCCCAACACCCGCTGGGCCGCGCAATCCAAACTCGGCCAGTCCGTGCAGGTCGACTTCCACTCGACCCGACCGGTGCGCCAGGTCGTGCTTGACGGCGCCGGCAACCAGTGGGGTTATCCGGATCAAGTCGAGATCATCGTCACCGACGATCCACAGCACCCGACGCCCGCCGTCGCCACCGCCGCCGGCGAGCCGGGGAAGACAACGATCAATCTGCCTGCCGGCACGCGCGGCCGTTACCTGATCGTCCGCCACTCGACCGATAAGCCCGACGGATGGTGGAGCATGGCCGAACTGCTAATCGACTGA
- a CDS encoding Gfo/Idh/MocA family protein: MRTPAVPLSRREFLKRAMAAGAVATMPGVLSSRLFGATAPSNQIAVGVIGTGNIAQGHIDTLLGFPEVRIAALCDVDRVRLEATAAKVNAFYGDNGCRMFGDFRELAARADLDAVWVCTPDNWHALNAIEAIRQGKDVYVEKPLTLTIREGRELVNAARKHGRVIQTGTQQRSTRRFHDAAEFIRNGGLGRLERIEVLIPANNKFTGATWEPEPVPAGLDWDLWLGPAPWTPFNRQGCHYNFRFILDYAAGQVTNWGAHYIDIAQWALGMDDSGPVEIEGQGEFPTSGLFTTATKVDFTCRYANGVPLRCRTRYDGVFDGNVRFFGERGWIDVSRSTSTASDPALLKAAAAREGAIKLPTSDNHHDNFLQCLRSRARPISDVETGHRGTTVCNLGNIAMLLGRKLRWDPAREAFIDDLVANRMCARSMRGPWGLGI, translated from the coding sequence ATGAGAACGCCTGCGGTGCCGTTGAGCCGGCGGGAATTTCTCAAGCGTGCGATGGCGGCGGGGGCGGTGGCAACGATGCCCGGCGTGCTGTCATCCCGGCTATTCGGCGCGACGGCGCCGAGCAATCAGATCGCCGTCGGGGTGATCGGCACGGGCAACATCGCGCAGGGCCACATCGACACGCTGCTGGGATTTCCCGAAGTGCGGATCGCCGCACTCTGCGACGTCGATCGGGTGCGGCTCGAGGCGACGGCGGCGAAGGTCAACGCGTTTTACGGCGACAACGGTTGTCGGATGTTTGGCGACTTTCGTGAGCTGGCAGCGCGGGCGGATCTGGACGCGGTGTGGGTTTGCACGCCGGACAACTGGCATGCGCTGAACGCGATCGAGGCGATCCGGCAGGGCAAGGACGTGTACGTGGAAAAACCGCTCACGCTGACGATCCGCGAAGGCCGCGAGCTGGTGAATGCCGCGCGGAAGCACGGCCGCGTGATCCAGACCGGCACGCAACAGCGCTCGACGCGGCGGTTTCACGATGCGGCGGAGTTCATCCGCAACGGCGGGCTCGGTCGGCTCGAGCGCATCGAGGTGTTGATTCCGGCGAACAACAAATTCACCGGCGCGACGTGGGAGCCCGAGCCGGTGCCGGCCGGGCTCGATTGGGACCTGTGGCTGGGGCCGGCGCCGTGGACCCCGTTCAACCGACAGGGTTGTCACTACAACTTCCGTTTCATTCTCGATTACGCCGCCGGACAGGTGACCAATTGGGGCGCGCACTACATCGACATCGCGCAGTGGGCGCTGGGCATGGACGACTCGGGCCCGGTGGAGATCGAAGGCCAGGGCGAGTTTCCGACGAGCGGTCTGTTCACCACGGCGACGAAGGTCGACTTCACGTGCCGCTATGCGAACGGCGTGCCGCTGCGCTGTCGCACGCGCTATGACGGCGTGTTCGATGGCAACGTGCGTTTTTTCGGCGAACGCGGCTGGATCGACGTGTCGCGCTCCACCAGCACGGCCTCAGATCCGGCGTTGTTGAAAGCCGCGGCGGCGCGCGAAGGCGCGATCAAGCTGCCGACGAGCGACAATCATCACGACAACTTTCTCCAGTGCCTCCGCAGTCGCGCGAGACCCATTTCGGACGTCGAGACCGGGCATCGGGGCACGACCGTCTGCAATCTCGGCAACATCGCGATGCTGCTCGGACGGAAGCTGCGGTGGGATCCGGCGCGCGAAGCCTTCATCGACGATTTAGTCGCGAACCGAATGTGCGCGCGCTCGATGCGCGGGCCGTGGGGGTTGGGAATCTAG
- a CDS encoding Gfo/Idh/MocA family protein: MSSPTLSRRDFLKAASLASAAVTFPNILRSQNGQSPNNKLNIAFCGVGGRGYDAVNGLKGENMVAFCDVDDERATKAFEEFPNVPRFRDYRQMLDKLGNQIDAVTVSTPDHMHFPIAVAALQLGKHVFVEKPMTHTIAEARKLGQLAREKKVATIMGNQGHANEGLRLIKEWHQAGILGEVREIHSWTDRPIWPQGVGKPDHSKMLPVVPPTLDWDLWLGVAEPREYDPAYMPFNWRGYWDFGTGALGDMGCHIMDGAYWALELTQPTAVEAISARQTEVSPPTASIVAYEFPARGQMPAVKWTWYDGGLQPLLPPEFEETRKLQNNGTLIVGSRATVFADTYYASARIIPETKMRELAPSLPTKTIPRVEGGHFAEWVRACKGGKPAGSNFEYASQLTEAVLLSNVAIRARRRIEWDAATMKITNLPAANQYVSKSYRAGFGV, encoded by the coding sequence ATGAGCTCTCCTACTCTGTCCCGTCGCGACTTCCTCAAAGCCGCCTCGCTCGCTTCGGCCGCGGTCACGTTCCCCAACATCCTGCGCTCGCAGAACGGCCAGTCGCCGAACAACAAACTCAACATCGCCTTCTGCGGTGTCGGTGGTCGCGGTTACGACGCCGTCAACGGGCTCAAGGGCGAGAACATGGTCGCGTTCTGCGACGTGGATGACGAACGCGCCACGAAGGCGTTCGAGGAGTTCCCGAATGTCCCGCGGTTCCGCGACTATCGCCAGATGCTCGACAAGCTCGGCAACCAGATCGACGCGGTCACGGTGTCCACGCCCGACCACATGCATTTCCCGATCGCGGTCGCCGCGCTGCAGCTGGGCAAGCACGTGTTCGTGGAGAAGCCGATGACCCACACGATCGCCGAGGCGCGCAAGCTCGGCCAACTCGCCCGCGAGAAGAAGGTCGCCACCATCATGGGCAACCAGGGCCACGCCAACGAAGGCCTGCGGTTGATCAAGGAATGGCATCAGGCGGGAATCCTGGGCGAAGTTCGCGAAATCCACAGCTGGACCGATCGCCCGATCTGGCCGCAAGGCGTGGGCAAGCCGGACCACAGCAAGATGCTGCCGGTGGTGCCGCCCACGCTCGACTGGGATCTCTGGCTCGGCGTCGCCGAACCGCGCGAATACGATCCGGCCTACATGCCGTTCAACTGGCGCGGCTATTGGGACTTTGGCACCGGCGCGCTCGGCGACATGGGTTGCCACATCATGGACGGCGCCTACTGGGCGCTCGAACTCACGCAGCCCACGGCCGTCGAGGCGATCAGCGCGCGACAGACCGAGGTCAGCCCGCCAACGGCGTCGATCGTCGCCTACGAATTTCCCGCCCGCGGCCAGATGCCGGCGGTGAAGTGGACGTGGTACGACGGCGGGCTGCAGCCGTTGCTCCCGCCGGAATTCGAGGAGACGCGCAAGCTGCAGAACAACGGCACGCTCATCGTCGGCAGCAGGGCCACGGTGTTCGCCGACACTTACTACGCCAGCGCCCGCATCATTCCGGAGACGAAGATGCGTGAGCTCGCGCCCTCGCTGCCGACGAAGACAATCCCGCGCGTCGAGGGCGGCCACTTCGCCGAGTGGGTCCGCGCCTGCAAGGGCGGCAAGCCCGCGGGCTCGAACTTCGAATACGCATCGCAGCTCACGGAAGCGGTCCTGCTCAGCAACGTCGCGATTCGCGCGCGCCGTCGGATCGAGTGGGACGCCGCGACGATGAAGATCACCAATCTTCCCGCGGCCAACCAATACGTCTCCAAGTCCTACCGCGCCGGGTTCGGCGTCTGA
- a CDS encoding DoxX family membrane protein: protein MSDLSTPAKRVGCEYAAAFALLRLFLGLRTLFAGIEKFELKGTYTFANYYQNMGRMAEGITGASFMPLWATKLFAHSLGYVLVVLGIALLLGLKTRLTLFLSGLVYVALSFGLMAVQEQQGIAWLGIHVIMFVGALLLVRHNRFALWPDKFE from the coding sequence ATGAGTGACCTATCCACCCCCGCCAAGCGCGTCGGCTGCGAATACGCCGCCGCCTTCGCCCTGCTCCGCCTGTTCCTCGGCCTGCGCACGCTGTTCGCCGGCATCGAAAAGTTCGAGCTGAAGGGCACCTACACCTTCGCGAACTACTACCAGAACATGGGCCGCATGGCCGAGGGCATCACCGGCGCGTCGTTCATGCCGCTGTGGGCCACCAAGCTCTTCGCGCACTCGCTCGGCTACGTGCTCGTCGTGCTCGGCATCGCGCTGCTCCTCGGGCTCAAAACTCGGCTGACGCTGTTCCTGAGCGGGCTCGTCTACGTGGCGCTCTCGTTCGGCCTCATGGCGGTGCAGGAGCAGCAGGGCATCGCTTGGCTCGGCATCCACGTGATCATGTTCGTCGGCGCGCTGCTGCTGGTGCGGCACAACCGTTTCGCGCTCTGGCCCGACAAGTTCGAATGA
- a CDS encoding Gfo/Idh/MocA family protein: MPDLSPSLSRRDFLVAGAKLGAAALAAPYIARAQGSAGSGSKTLNVAIIGCGEQGRVLLNAALKIPDIRFRAVCDIWPYNRTYGERLLKKFGHEAQPFEDYREMLSSVTDLDAILVATPDFVHAEHTIAGLRGGKHVYCEKLMSNTVDGARSMVHAARETSKLLQIGHQRRSNPRYQHALNKIVRENRLLGRVTNASGQWNRAVTDDLGFPANRGLTEAQLHKYGYANMHEFRNWRWFKRYAGGPISDLGAHQIDIFNWFLGANPSAVIAGGGVDYYTTHEWYDNVTALYEFRTKEGTVRANYGVLTTTSAGGGYHEYFMGDEGALKISENPKYTKLYREARAPEWDQWVTKGVIVRPESGEGAPDPLLPWEKPRPKVVMAAPRANLVDVRETAALSAWDIPVTLDKAIHQPHLENFFDAIRNGTPLNCPADSAFATAVTVLKVNEAVAAQKMLTFAPEDFVA, from the coding sequence ATGCCCGACCTCTCCCCTTCTCTCTCCCGTCGCGATTTCCTCGTCGCCGGCGCCAAGCTCGGCGCCGCCGCCCTCGCCGCACCCTACATCGCCCGAGCGCAGGGTTCCGCCGGCAGCGGTTCCAAGACGCTCAACGTCGCGATCATCGGCTGCGGCGAACAGGGCCGCGTGCTGCTCAACGCCGCGCTGAAGATTCCCGACATCCGGTTCCGCGCTGTCTGCGACATCTGGCCCTACAATCGCACCTACGGCGAACGGCTGCTGAAAAAATTCGGCCACGAGGCGCAACCTTTCGAGGACTATCGCGAGATGCTCTCCAGCGTCACCGACCTCGATGCGATTCTCGTCGCCACGCCGGACTTCGTGCACGCCGAGCACACGATCGCTGGACTGCGCGGCGGCAAGCACGTCTATTGCGAGAAGCTGATGTCCAACACGGTCGACGGCGCGCGCTCGATGGTGCATGCCGCCCGCGAGACCAGCAAGCTCCTGCAGATTGGCCACCAGCGGCGCAGCAATCCGCGCTATCAGCATGCCTTGAACAAGATCGTCCGCGAGAACCGGCTGCTCGGTCGCGTCACCAACGCCAGCGGCCAGTGGAATCGCGCCGTCACCGACGATCTCGGTTTCCCCGCCAACCGCGGGCTCACCGAGGCGCAGCTGCACAAATACGGCTACGCGAACATGCACGAGTTCCGGAACTGGCGCTGGTTCAAACGCTACGCCGGCGGCCCGATCTCCGACCTCGGCGCGCACCAGATCGATATCTTCAACTGGTTCCTCGGGGCGAATCCCAGCGCCGTCATCGCTGGCGGCGGCGTCGACTACTACACGACGCACGAATGGTATGACAACGTCACCGCGCTCTACGAATTCCGCACGAAGGAAGGCACGGTCCGCGCGAACTACGGCGTGCTCACGACCACCAGTGCCGGCGGCGGCTACCATGAATACTTCATGGGCGACGAGGGCGCGCTGAAGATTTCGGAGAACCCGAAATACACCAAGCTCTACCGCGAGGCCCGCGCCCCGGAATGGGATCAGTGGGTCACGAAGGGTGTGATCGTCCGCCCGGAGTCCGGCGAAGGCGCGCCCGATCCGCTCCTGCCGTGGGAAAAGCCGCGGCCCAAGGTCGTCATGGCCGCGCCGCGCGCCAACCTCGTCGATGTCCGCGAAACCGCCGCGCTGTCCGCATGGGACATCCCGGTCACGCTCGACAAGGCGATCCACCAGCCGCACCTCGAGAACTTCTTCGATGCGATCCGCAATGGCACGCCGCTCAATTGTCCGGCCGACTCCGCCTTCGCCACTGCCGTCACGGTGCTGAAGGTGAACGAAGCCGTCGCCGCGCAAAAGATGCTGACGTTTGCGCCCGAAGATTTCGTGGCATAA
- a CDS encoding discoidin domain-containing protein, translating into MIRPLLSLLVTLSALGVAQAADEVPLKLELPRPLFVGTPRPLKLANLEKPRQGRRPDFMVPAGTELLSKGKPVTSSDPLPVIGELSYVTDGDKSGSEGSYVELGPGVQWVEVDLEKPAKLAAIVVWHFHSQARAYHDFIVQVSDDPEFKQGVTTLYNNDDDNSAGLGAGKDPAYIETYEGRLVDAKGTTGRYVRLTSNGNTSDELNHYIEVEVYGQPAS; encoded by the coding sequence ATGATTCGTCCCCTGCTCTCCCTCCTCGTCACGCTCTCCGCGCTCGGCGTCGCGCAAGCCGCCGACGAAGTCCCGCTGAAGCTCGAGCTGCCGCGTCCGCTCTTCGTCGGCACGCCGCGCCCGCTCAAGCTGGCGAATCTGGAAAAGCCGCGGCAGGGCCGCCGGCCCGACTTCATGGTGCCCGCCGGCACCGAGCTGCTCTCCAAGGGCAAGCCCGTCACGAGCAGCGACCCGCTGCCCGTCATCGGCGAACTCAGCTACGTCACGGACGGCGACAAGTCCGGTTCCGAGGGCAGCTACGTGGAGCTCGGGCCCGGCGTCCAATGGGTGGAGGTCGATTTGGAAAAGCCCGCGAAGCTCGCCGCGATCGTGGTGTGGCACTTCCACTCGCAGGCGCGCGCGTATCACGATTTCATCGTCCAGGTATCGGACGACCCTGAGTTCAAGCAAGGCGTCACCACGCTCTACAACAACGACGACGACAACTCGGCCGGGCTCGGCGCCGGCAAGGATCCCGCGTACATCGAGACCTACGAAGGCCGGTTGGTCGATGCCAAGGGCACGACCGGTCGCTATGTCCGACTCACCAGCAACGGCAACACGTCGGACGAGCTGAATCACTACATCGAGGTCGAGGTCTACGGTCAGCCCGCGAGCTGA